One part of the Rutidosis leptorrhynchoides isolate AG116_Rl617_1_P2 chromosome 1, CSIRO_AGI_Rlap_v1, whole genome shotgun sequence genome encodes these proteins:
- the LOC139892406 gene encoding uncharacterized protein, whose amino-acid sequence MLKNAKEIWDSLIVTHQGNVQVTENKIELLVAQYEQFVISDDEKIDIAYSRFSNICSSLKALGTIYTNKQYVRKFLRALPSKWRPKVTAIDESKDLEKLSLDELIGNLKVHEVILDKDEEADKVKKEKNKSIALKAKVSEEGEYKEDEDDILNDDEQLAFIVRSFKKFYRRLGNHVRTPMDSKKAPFDSKKKFVRKCFGFGDPNQLISECPQRKNEKAFLRGAWDGEENETQEEGKETCLMAIDAPSSERDDEAYLVGKIDNEVLPDSFEFNFDNFVKLCDLCSRVSTSNINLKEEINSLKLEVSRLKERIANSHECLTCDDLKHENRTLNKTVKLLENKIKFSIFNKSEKLLEDILSVQRPSDNKHGLGFKKSTLKIKPSKQQPIVFLKSQENQNVTGSVRSKHGPTVKPIAGPFSKTRPPKRVESKGNFLENKTNHSRNSRKKIVETRAQPKGNYNAKVVKDGLE is encoded by the coding sequence ATGCTTAAGAATGCAAAGGAAATATGGGATAGTTTAATAGTTACTCATCAAGGAAATGTGCAAGTCACTGAAAATAAAATTGAACTACTAGTAGCTCAATATGAACAGTTTGTTATATCGGATGATGAGAAAATTGATATTGCCTATTCTAGATTTAgcaatatttgttcaagtttgaaagcttTAGGTACTATCTACACGAACAAGCAATATGTTCGTAAATTCTTAAGAGCATTACCTTCCAAATGGAGACCTAAAGTGACGGCAATAGATGAGTCAAAGGACTTAGAAAAATTGTCACTtgatgaactcattggaaatctcaaagtcCATGAGGTCATCCTAGACAAAGATGAAGAAGCAGACAAAGTCAAGAAAGAAAAGAATAAGTCAATTGCTTTGAAAGCTAAAGTAAGTGAAGAAGGTGAATACAAAGAGGATGAAGATGATATCCTAAATGACGATGAACAACTTGCATTTATTGTTCGATCGTTCAAGAAGTTCTACCGAAGACTCGGGAATCATGTCCGAACTCCAATGGACTCAAAGAAGGCACCCTTTGATTCCAAGAAGAAGTTCGTAAGGAAATGTTTTGGATTCGGTGATCCAAATCAATTGATAAGTGAATGTCCCCAAAGAAAGAACGAGAAGGCGTTTCTAAGAGGTGCTTGGGACGGTGAAGAAAATGAGAcacaagaagaaggaaaggaaacatGTCTCATGGCCATCGATGCACCAAGCTCGGAAAGAGATGATGAAGCTTACCTAGTCGGAAAAATCGACAATGAGGTTCTTCCAGACTCTTTtgaattcaattttgataatttcgttaagCTTTGTGATCTATGTAGTAGAGTTAGCACTAGTAATATCAACTTAAAAGAAGAAATTAACTCACTTAAGCTTGAAGTGTCTAGGCTAAAGGAAAGAATAGCTAACTCACATGAATGCCTTACTTGTGATGATCTAAAGCATGAAAATAGAACACTTAACAAAACCGTCAAACTACTTGAGAATAAAATCAAGTTTTCAATATTTAATAAAAGTGAAAAACTACTAGAAGACATCTTAAGTGTTCAACGACCTAGCGATAACAAACATGGGTTAGGGTTTAAAAAAAGCACCCTCAAAATTAAACCATCAAAACAACAACCTATAGTGTTTCTTAAGTCTCAAGAAAATCAAAATGTTACAGGAAGTGTCCGGTCGAAGCACGGTCCGACTGTGAAGCCGATCGCAGGTCCTTTTTCAAAAACTAGACCACCAAAAAGGGTAGAATCTAAAGGGAATTTCTTAGAAAATAAGACTAATCACTCTAGAAATTCTAGGAAGAAAATCGTTGAAACAAGGGCTCAACCAAAAGGAAACTACAATGCTAAAGTAGTAAAAGATGGGTTAGAGTAG
- the LOC139892415 gene encoding uncharacterized protein — MNSDYNLKIDIDTKAFIQHKSFIGGEVSGASDTNIIEVARVQYRQRQGVAFMHEEAWKLVLGHLFSAQSNIDPSHSYGHLRSCSPVLGAGRPRGVRGGCRVATVGRIRVGSWNIGTLTGKRIELVDTFLKSKVDIVCVQETRWKGEEAIEIQDYNLWYSGSRTARNGVGIFLGKLHKDNVVDVGRFSDRIMSVSLIIKEETFTVISAYAPHAGLGDAEKKRFWELLDEVVRGCPADHRLIIGGDLNGHIGVEAEGYEGAHGGFGFGPRNEEGRSILEFAIAHELVVANSFFKKRDAQLATFHSGGRSTQIDFLLLRKGELRTCKDCKVLPALTCSSQHRLLVMDLVTRGRVGRRARAVQPRILWKNLYGANAETFRAIVVNRLSAEEDYVAPMDADQIWNRMASTIRDVAKETLGVAIGTSRAHKSRRESWWLSDDVQSKVALKQTRFRELITLEEGTPEERTRVEERYKEAKREAKKAVAIAKDKAYEDLYRKLDSKEGANDIYRIAKARERGRRDLGNIKYIKDVAGQSIVRGDLIRKRWEEYFASLFGRGRPERNGEPHEVQEFQNNCFCTMINQEEVRLALRKMGRNKAVGPDQIPIEAWKCLGGDGVRWMEYDVFSSFKQRDMFELWMFKGTRITTYQVKALFSREGANTKQ; from the exons ATGAACAGTGATTACAATTTGAAAATCGATATTGACACAAAAGCTTTCATACAACACAAAAGCTTCATTGGAGGAGAGGTCAG TGGAGCTAGTGACACGAATATCATTGAAGTTGCGCGTGTACAATATCGGCAACGTCAAGGAGTTGCTTTTATGCACGAAGAAGCATGGAAA CTTGTACTTGGTCATCTTTTTAGTGCACAAAGTAATATAGATCCTTCGCATAGTTATGGTCACTTGAGGTCATGTTCTCCGGTTTTAGGGGCGGGTAGGCCTAGAGGGGTTAGAGGAGGTTGTAGGGTAGCCACCGTTGGTAGGATTAGAGTGGGTAGTTGGAATATAGGAACCTTGACTGGTAAGAGGATTGAGCTCGTTGATACCTTTCTTAAGAGTAAGGTAGACATAGTGTGtgttcaagagactagatggaagggtgAAGAGGCGATAGAGATTCAGGACTATAATTTGTGGTACTCGGGTTCTAGGACAGCACGAAACGGGGTAGGTATCTTTTTAGGAAAACTACATAAAGATAACGTTGTTGACGTGGGCAGgtttagcgataggattatgtcggttagttTAATTATTAAGGAGGAGACTTTCACGGTCATTAGTGCATACGCACCTCATGCGGGTTTAGGTGATGCGGAAAAGAAGAGATTTTGGGAATTGTTAGATGAGGTGGTGAGGGGGTGCCCAGCCGACCATCGACTGATTATAGGTGGTGATCTGAATGGACATATAGGAGTGGAGGCAGAAGGTTATGAGGGAGCCCATGGTGGCTTTGGGTTTGGTCCTAGAAATGAAGAGGGGCGCTCAATTCTTGAGTTTGCCATTGCCCACGAGTTGGTGGTAGCAAACTCTTTCTTCAAGAAGAGGGATGCTCAGTTAGCCACATTCCATAGCGGGGGTCGCAGCACCCAGATTGACTTTTTGCTTCTTCGTAAAGGGGAACTTAGAACATGTAAGGACTGTAAGGTCCTTCCAGCTTTGACGTGCTCCTCCCAGCACAGATTGCTGGTCATGGACCTAGTCACTAGGGGAAGAGTTGGCAGGAGGGCTAGGGCTGTACAACCTAGAATCCTTTGGAAGAACCTCTATGGAGCGAATGCGGAGACTTTTAGAGCGATTGTTGTTAATAGATTGAGTGCAGAAGAGGATTACGTTGCCCCTATGGACGCAGACCAGATATGGAATCGCATGGCGTCCACTATCAGAGATGTGGCAAAAGAGACCTTAGGAGTGGCTATAGGGACATCGAGAGCCCATAAGAGTAGAAGAGAGTCGTGGTGGCTTAGTGACGATGTCCAATCGAAAGTCGCGTTAAAGCAGacgaggtttagggagctcattactCTTGAAGAAGGGACACCTGAAGAGAGAACTAGGGTAGAAGAAagatataaagaagctaaaagagaagctaagaaggccgTAGCAATTGCAAAAGACAAAGCATATGAAGACTTGTATAGAAAACTAGACTCTAAAGAGGGAGCTAATGACATATAtaggatagccaaagctagggagcgaGGAAGGAGGGACTTAGGTAACATCAAATATATCAAGGATGTAGCAGGGCAAAGTATAGTGAGAGGAGACcttattaggaaaagatgggaagaatATTTTGCTTCCCTTTTCGGTAGGGGAAGACCGGAGCGGAACGGTGAACCCCACGAGGTCCAGGAGTTTCAAAACAACTGTTTCTGCACGATGATTAATCAGGAGGAAGTTAGATTGgccctacgaaagatggggagGAACAAAGCAGTAGGACCAGACCAAATTCCGATTGAGGCGTGGAAGTGCCTAGGAGGTGACGGGGTTAGAtg GATGGAATATGATGTGTTTTCATCATTTAAGCAACGTGATATGTTCGAGCTGTGGATGTTTAAAGGTACGCGTATAACGACATATCAAGTCAAAGCTTTATTCAGTAGAGAAGGAGCCAACACGAAGCAATAG